In the genome of Mycobacterium kansasii ATCC 12478, one region contains:
- a CDS encoding RtcB family protein — MPQRLGPKLLNFASEIDDNTLEQAKLTASMPFVHPHVSLMPDAHLGKGSAVGTVIPTKGAVIPAAVGVDIGCGMVAAKTRFTEADLAARFDGEYAQELPTLRRLVEDAIPLSPGNYNKSLQRFPFTAKKHNELLELQAELDVDLSHSPKWMQQLGSLGGGNHFIELCVDLANTVWLFLHSGSRGVGNKIAQRHINIALQQCSGDPLTKLPNRDLAFLNEGTPEFDCYIRDLKWAQRFAYLNRAEMMDRFIHVFASWLGVQPQRVETERINCHHNYTAPTRIDGETVWLTRKGAIDATEGKLGVIPGSMGTRSYVVRGKGNHDSLWSAPHGAGRRFSRTKAKQLFTERDLAVAMVGIEYRHGKEWIDEIPQAYKDIDRVMADAEPLVDIVTSLRQIMNVKGQ; from the coding sequence ATGCCCCAACGCCTCGGGCCGAAGCTACTCAACTTTGCCAGCGAAATCGACGACAACACCCTCGAGCAGGCGAAACTCACCGCATCCATGCCCTTCGTCCACCCGCACGTCTCCCTTATGCCCGACGCGCACCTTGGTAAGGGCTCGGCCGTCGGCACCGTCATACCCACCAAGGGCGCCGTGATCCCCGCGGCCGTCGGAGTGGACATCGGCTGCGGCATGGTCGCGGCCAAGACGCGGTTCACCGAGGCCGACCTGGCAGCCCGATTCGACGGCGAGTACGCCCAAGAGTTGCCTACGCTGCGGCGCCTGGTCGAGGACGCGATACCGCTGTCACCGGGGAACTACAACAAGAGCTTGCAACGGTTCCCGTTCACCGCCAAGAAGCACAACGAGCTCCTCGAACTGCAGGCAGAACTCGATGTGGACCTCTCCCACAGCCCGAAATGGATGCAGCAGTTGGGATCTCTCGGCGGCGGAAACCATTTCATCGAACTCTGCGTCGACCTCGCGAACACCGTCTGGCTGTTCCTGCACAGCGGCTCCCGCGGCGTGGGCAACAAGATCGCCCAACGGCACATCAACATCGCCCTGCAGCAGTGCTCGGGCGATCCGTTGACCAAGCTGCCAAACCGCGACCTGGCGTTCCTCAACGAGGGAACACCCGAGTTCGACTGCTACATCAGGGATTTGAAGTGGGCGCAGCGCTTTGCCTATCTCAACCGCGCAGAGATGATGGATCGCTTCATCCACGTCTTCGCGTCGTGGCTGGGTGTGCAACCGCAACGCGTGGAGACCGAACGCATTAACTGTCACCACAACTACACGGCCCCCACCCGGATCGATGGAGAAACCGTGTGGCTGACTCGCAAGGGTGCGATCGACGCCACCGAGGGCAAGCTGGGAGTCATCCCGGGATCCATGGGTACCCGCTCGTATGTCGTGCGCGGCAAGGGAAACCACGACAGCCTATGGTCGGCCCCGCACGGGGCCGGTCGCCGGTTCAGCAGGACCAAGGCGAAGCAACTGTTCACCGAGCGGGATCTGGCAGTGGCGATGGTGGGCATCGAATACCGCCATGGTAAAGAGTGGATCGACGAGATCCCACAGGCCTACAAGGACATCGACCGCGTCATGGCCGATGCCGAACCGCTCGTCGACATCGTGACCTCGCTGCGGCAGATCATGAACGTCAAGGGACAGTGA
- a CDS encoding XRE family transcriptional regulator: MIVARNWREIRAEAVAQGRLDPARADAARKEMHDAVQAQRLADIRKAHGHARQADVAALMGVSQARVSKLESGDLSHTELGTLQSYVAALGGNLRIVADFGESSVELTA, from the coding sequence ATGATCGTGGCACGCAACTGGCGTGAGATTCGTGCGGAGGCGGTTGCGCAGGGGCGGCTGGACCCGGCGCGCGCCGACGCAGCACGCAAAGAAATGCACGACGCCGTCCAGGCCCAGCGCCTTGCTGACATTCGCAAGGCGCATGGACATGCCCGGCAGGCCGACGTCGCCGCTTTGATGGGGGTGTCGCAGGCACGCGTGTCAAAGCTCGAAAGCGGCGACCTGTCGCACACGGAGCTGGGCACGCTGCAGTCGTACGTCGCCGCCCTCGGCGGGAATCTTCGAATCGTTGCCGACTTCGGCGAGAGCAGCGTGGAACTGACAGCATGA
- a CDS encoding ATP-dependent nuclease, with the protein MKLTRIEVKNFRSFGESDIRLTDGMNALVGPNNCGKSNLVRAIRMAFDPKYPFDPAVDVPGQRKFAFPRTTLTFDCRGATSSESTLLRYLRDYEKTVSRSSSSTYAEDSTVRFVVTYRGGRENVTRQEYFSARGGGDRRGNPELNEKALRQFRKVMRFIAVDSGQSIEELLAGRFREILHTVLKEELKQHLHDAELARKDYVGKLESQLLSPMRDRTLTISKRLFPEVKDMFLTPTVSGLEETLSNVEIRLADSVETELRNKGTGVAGAILVALLRYLTEASKQSMVLAVEEPEAFLHPAAQERLREDLEALAEKDNVSLLITTHSPYILSRHPKAQVVAIEKSSDGISAVCGTARGSEPHSPALSGLFRDLAVPRLLDRYNTIPATSRGILLVEGASDEAFIKIAADKLNCRATIDGVHILPNTGTDSLVLQAVILRAETDRPIWILLDSDENGRHARDLLIKRFKMNQKDVLEYGRFLGSQYREGAEAEWLFPPKTMEAFVKKFGEDLVLKSKAKKFGDFRYDFTPEGKEAFPEWLRKTRSSQM; encoded by the coding sequence ATGAAACTCACCCGCATCGAGGTAAAGAATTTCAGGTCGTTCGGGGAGTCGGATATTCGACTGACCGATGGGATGAACGCACTCGTCGGACCTAATAACTGCGGAAAGTCGAATCTGGTGCGAGCCATCCGGATGGCTTTCGACCCAAAGTACCCTTTCGATCCGGCCGTCGATGTTCCGGGACAGAGAAAGTTTGCCTTTCCTAGGACGACTTTGACTTTCGACTGTCGGGGAGCGACGTCCAGTGAGTCGACTCTGCTGCGATACCTTCGCGACTATGAGAAGACCGTTTCAAGGTCTTCAAGCTCGACCTATGCAGAAGACAGCACCGTGCGATTCGTCGTTACGTATCGTGGGGGCCGAGAGAATGTAACCCGCCAGGAGTACTTTTCCGCACGTGGCGGAGGTGACCGCCGCGGCAACCCTGAGTTGAATGAGAAGGCATTGCGTCAATTCCGCAAAGTCATGAGGTTTATTGCTGTCGATAGCGGTCAAAGTATCGAAGAACTCCTCGCTGGAAGATTTCGAGAAATTCTGCATACCGTGCTCAAAGAAGAATTAAAACAGCATCTTCACGATGCGGAACTAGCCCGAAAAGATTACGTCGGAAAACTTGAATCGCAGTTGCTATCTCCGATGCGTGATCGAACCCTTACTATAAGCAAGCGTTTGTTCCCTGAAGTTAAAGATATGTTCTTGACGCCAACCGTGTCAGGTCTGGAAGAAACGCTGTCTAACGTAGAGATCAGGCTCGCTGATTCGGTGGAGACCGAGCTACGAAACAAAGGCACAGGCGTCGCGGGAGCGATACTGGTTGCCCTGCTTCGATACCTGACAGAAGCGAGCAAGCAGTCGATGGTTCTAGCCGTTGAAGAACCCGAGGCCTTCCTTCATCCGGCTGCACAGGAAAGGCTGCGGGAGGACCTCGAAGCGTTAGCAGAAAAGGATAACGTATCACTATTGATAACGACGCATTCCCCCTACATTCTATCTAGGCATCCGAAGGCGCAAGTGGTAGCGATTGAGAAATCGTCAGATGGAATCTCAGCAGTCTGCGGTACGGCTCGGGGGAGCGAACCACACTCGCCAGCATTGAGTGGACTCTTCCGCGACCTGGCAGTGCCTCGGCTGCTTGACCGCTACAACACCATCCCCGCGACTAGCCGAGGCATTCTCCTAGTGGAGGGGGCCTCCGATGAAGCATTTATCAAGATAGCGGCCGACAAGCTAAATTGTAGAGCTACAATCGATGGCGTCCATATATTGCCCAACACTGGAACCGACTCGCTAGTGCTCCAGGCAGTTATATTGCGTGCTGAGACAGATCGACCAATTTGGATTTTACTCGACTCTGATGAGAACGGGAGACACGCACGCGATCTATTGATTAAACGCTTCAAGATGAATCAAAAGGATGTGCTCGAATATGGTCGATTTTTGGGAAGCCAATACCGCGAAGGCGCAGAGGCCGAATGGTTGTTTCCTCCAAAGACGATGGAAGCCTTTGTCAAGAAGTTTGGAGAGGACCTGGTCTTGAAGTCTAAGGCAAAAAAGTTTGGAGACTTTCGATATGATTTTACTCCTGAGGGCAAAGAGGCTTTTCCTGAGTGGTTGCGGAAAACGCGAAGCAGTCAGATGTAG